A single window of Pseudarthrobacter defluvii DNA harbors:
- a CDS encoding ComEA family DNA-binding protein, whose protein sequence is MSRRNAGGADQRARHSGARLQAALGEARAGLLEVGSGADGFEYRGTGESGGTETGSGRGDGSGGAPSLRWRVGLRVALLLAALAVAAGAWFWWQAGSAVPEILPLNGASSGEGTGAAGDRPAPAGTAESLPDTDRGQGEPTTGALVVVHVAGAVAKPGVIRLQSGSRVDDAIAAAGGAAADADVNRLNLALVVEDGQKIYVPQRGEPASSVPDAGGAGGPTGMGQQGSESGSAAGKINLNTADAAVLDTLPKVGPVLAQRIVDWRKEHGPFKSVEELDAVDGVGPKMLEALLPLVTV, encoded by the coding sequence ATGTCACGCCGGAATGCTGGAGGAGCTGATCAGCGGGCGCGGCATTCTGGCGCCAGGCTTCAGGCCGCCCTGGGGGAGGCACGCGCCGGGCTCCTGGAGGTTGGATCCGGGGCTGACGGTTTCGAGTACCGGGGAACCGGGGAATCCGGCGGAACTGAAACAGGCAGCGGCCGCGGGGATGGTTCCGGCGGTGCGCCGTCCCTCCGGTGGCGCGTGGGGCTTCGTGTTGCCCTTCTGCTGGCCGCCCTGGCGGTGGCGGCTGGAGCCTGGTTTTGGTGGCAGGCGGGTTCGGCGGTTCCGGAGATCCTGCCCCTCAACGGTGCCAGTTCCGGGGAAGGCACCGGGGCAGCGGGCGATCGGCCAGCCCCGGCCGGGACTGCTGAATCACTCCCGGATACTGATCGCGGGCAGGGCGAGCCCACCACCGGGGCGCTGGTGGTGGTGCACGTGGCCGGTGCCGTGGCCAAGCCCGGTGTTATCCGGTTGCAGAGCGGCAGCCGCGTTGATGACGCGATTGCGGCAGCGGGTGGCGCGGCAGCGGACGCCGACGTGAACCGGCTGAACCTTGCACTCGTGGTGGAGGACGGACAGAAAATTTACGTACCGCAGCGGGGAGAGCCGGCGTCCTCCGTTCCCGATGCAGGCGGTGCAGGCGGGCCCACCGGCATGGGCCAGCAGGGGTCGGAATCCGGTTCGGCCGCCGGAAAGATCAACCTCAATACCGCGGACGCTGCAGTGCTGGACACCCTGCCCAAAGTCGGGCCGGTGCTGGCCCAACGGATCGTGGACTGGCGGAAGGAACACGGTCCCTTCAAAAGCGTTGAAGAACTGGACGCGGTGGATGGCGTTGGGCCCAAGATGCTTGAAGCCTTGCTGCCCCTGGTAACGGTATAA
- the hemW gene encoding radical SAM family heme chaperone HemW: MPSVLPLGDPAPSDGLLPAQAADGAGRRAYGLYVHIPFCAVRCGYCDFNTYTATELGGGASQDAYAQTAVSEVSLAAKVLARSGLPERKLSTVFFGGGTPTLLPADDLALILRAAIDQWGIEDGAEVTTEANPDSVTPESLAVLKEAGFTRVSFGMQSAVPHVLKVLDRTHTPSRVPQVVQWAREAGLAVSLDLIYGTPGESLADWRHSLETALSYQPDHISAYALIVEEGTKLAAQMRRGEVPGIDDDDHADKYELADQLITQAGLGWYEVSNWARTPEQACRHNLAYWRGDDWWGIGPGAHSHMGGVRWWNVKHPSAYANRLSQGLSPAAGRETLDPETRNLERVMLEARLQSGLDVSTLSTAGRYEIAGLIADGLVEPVAAFHGRLVLTLKGRLLADAVVRRILPD; the protein is encoded by the coding sequence ATGCCCAGCGTACTTCCCCTCGGCGACCCGGCGCCGTCGGACGGTCTGCTGCCTGCACAGGCGGCGGACGGTGCCGGGCGCCGGGCGTACGGCCTCTACGTCCATATTCCGTTCTGCGCCGTCCGGTGCGGCTACTGCGACTTCAACACCTACACCGCCACGGAACTCGGCGGCGGCGCGTCGCAGGACGCCTACGCCCAAACCGCGGTCTCGGAAGTGTCGCTGGCGGCCAAGGTGCTTGCCCGTTCCGGACTGCCGGAGCGGAAGCTCAGCACGGTCTTTTTCGGCGGTGGCACCCCCACGCTGCTGCCCGCTGACGACCTCGCCTTGATCCTGCGGGCCGCCATTGACCAGTGGGGCATCGAAGACGGCGCCGAAGTCACCACTGAAGCCAACCCCGACTCTGTCACTCCTGAGTCCCTGGCCGTGCTGAAGGAGGCCGGATTCACCAGGGTGTCCTTCGGCATGCAGTCCGCTGTTCCGCACGTGCTCAAAGTCCTGGACCGGACCCATACACCGAGCCGGGTTCCGCAGGTAGTGCAGTGGGCCCGGGAGGCCGGACTGGCCGTGAGCCTGGACCTGATCTACGGAACCCCGGGGGAGTCGCTGGCTGACTGGCGGCACTCCCTGGAGACCGCCCTTTCTTACCAGCCGGACCACATCAGCGCGTATGCGCTGATTGTCGAGGAGGGTACCAAGCTGGCCGCGCAGATGCGCCGCGGCGAGGTCCCGGGAATTGACGACGACGACCACGCCGACAAGTACGAGCTCGCCGACCAGCTGATCACCCAGGCCGGCCTCGGCTGGTACGAGGTCAGCAACTGGGCACGGACACCGGAGCAGGCGTGCCGCCACAACCTGGCGTACTGGCGGGGCGATGACTGGTGGGGGATTGGACCTGGCGCGCACTCGCACATGGGCGGGGTGCGGTGGTGGAACGTCAAGCACCCGTCCGCCTACGCCAACCGGCTGTCACAGGGGCTGTCGCCAGCCGCGGGAAGGGAAACCCTGGATCCCGAAACCAGGAACCTGGAGCGGGTGATGCTTGAGGCGCGCCTGCAGTCCGGGCTTGACGTCTCGACGCTGAGCACCGCGGGACGCTATGAGATTGCCGGGCTTATCGCCGACGGCCTGGTGGAGCCCGTGGCCGCTTTCCACGGTCGCCTGGTTCTCACCCTGAAAGGCAGGCTCCTGGCCGACGCAGTGGTCCGCCGCATCCTGCCGGACTGA
- a CDS encoding type II toxin-antitoxin system PemK/MazF family toxin, translating into MAIDLRSLGNAVRRGLRMLQERRAVPPVPVRDNRNGRKRPGSGGGAPTEAAGYPGDYRGRATVRYSPQPDGDPDPGEVVWTWVPYEEDHGRGKDRPVLLVGHNGPYLLGLMLTSRDRIPAGTASTGYVDLGAGGWDRQGRASEVRLDRVLQIRPDSIRREGAVLDKARFEKVAAGLRRQHGWT; encoded by the coding sequence ATGGCCATCGATCTCCGCTCCCTGGGAAACGCCGTCCGCCGCGGCCTGCGCATGCTGCAGGAACGGCGCGCGGTCCCGCCAGTGCCGGTCCGGGACAATCGCAACGGCCGCAAGCGCCCCGGCTCCGGTGGGGGCGCTCCTACCGAAGCCGCTGGCTATCCCGGTGATTACCGCGGCCGCGCCACTGTCCGCTACAGCCCCCAGCCGGACGGGGATCCGGATCCGGGCGAAGTGGTGTGGACCTGGGTCCCCTACGAGGAGGACCATGGCCGAGGGAAGGACCGGCCGGTGCTGCTGGTGGGACACAACGGGCCCTACCTCCTGGGGCTGATGCTGACCAGCAGGGACCGGATTCCTGCCGGCACCGCTTCCACAGGATACGTGGACCTCGGCGCGGGCGGCTGGGACAGGCAGGGCAGGGCCAGCGAGGTACGGCTGGACCGTGTCCTCCAGATCCGGCCGGACAGCATCCGGCGTGAAGGCGCGGTATTGGACAAGGCGCGTTTCGAAAAAGTGGCGGCCGGACTGCGCAGGCAACACGGCTGGACCTGA
- a CDS encoding ComEC/Rec2 family competence protein, with translation MAGLWLPPAGLAALCCLLVALGGLILARAANGRRTRKGSAAVGRTYTPGTFGGRGRSFRAALGVSLLLGAAAAAHSATASSQRFDGPLAEAIAAGRSAVAVVEVAGNPRTVGGFGETSGRWAVPVWTREVTAGGVLVRTRARLVVMGGQEWAGAVPGQTLRAAGKLRPADPGEQDAGTLAASTAPGNAAGGSALDAGARELRGRFVSAAAFLPPDARGLLPGMVTGDTSALDDGLGNAMKAVGMTHLTAVSGANCSLVLGALLVLCRRLRLPRAPAAAAALAGLGLFVVLVGPDASVLRAALMGAIGVASLAGGRSGRGLSFLCLAVTGLLLADPALGSSFGFLLSVLATLGIILLGRRIMGWVPEAVPRWLVAAVAVPLSAQLLCGPVIILLQPQFATYSLLANVAVSPLVAPVTLLGTVAVPLVIVLPWAAAALIAVAGMFSAGVAAVSRFAAQLPGAALPWPEGIPGLLSMVMLSAVTLATVWAAARPLQVVRRVREAHTAAVRLIELVELRLQRLRRACGLDRGRRHGRLGYCNNTSGRDLRWPLRKSEQPAPRHRIPPPGGM, from the coding sequence GTGGCAGGGCTTTGGCTGCCGCCTGCGGGGCTGGCCGCCCTGTGCTGCCTCCTAGTGGCACTCGGCGGGCTCATCCTGGCCCGCGCCGCGAACGGCCGGCGGACTCGCAAGGGAAGTGCCGCCGTCGGCCGCACGTATACGCCGGGGACCTTCGGGGGCAGGGGGCGGAGTTTCCGGGCCGCGCTGGGCGTTTCCCTGCTGCTGGGCGCTGCCGCCGCAGCCCATTCTGCAACAGCGTCCAGCCAGCGGTTCGATGGGCCCCTCGCCGAGGCGATCGCGGCGGGCAGGTCGGCCGTCGCGGTCGTGGAGGTTGCAGGAAACCCCCGGACCGTGGGCGGCTTCGGGGAGACGTCGGGACGCTGGGCGGTGCCGGTGTGGACGCGGGAGGTGACCGCCGGCGGTGTCCTGGTGCGGACCCGCGCCCGGCTCGTGGTGATGGGCGGGCAGGAGTGGGCAGGCGCGGTGCCCGGGCAGACGCTGCGCGCAGCGGGCAAGCTGCGGCCCGCGGATCCCGGAGAGCAGGACGCGGGAACCCTGGCCGCTTCGACGGCTCCCGGCAACGCCGCCGGCGGCTCCGCGCTGGACGCCGGAGCAAGGGAACTGCGCGGGCGTTTTGTTTCCGCCGCCGCGTTCCTGCCACCTGATGCCCGCGGGCTGCTTCCGGGAATGGTCACCGGTGATACCAGCGCCTTGGATGACGGTCTGGGCAATGCGATGAAAGCCGTGGGCATGACGCACCTGACGGCGGTCAGCGGGGCAAATTGCAGCCTCGTGCTGGGGGCGCTGTTGGTGTTGTGCCGTCGCTTGCGGCTGCCCCGCGCGCCTGCTGCTGCAGCAGCCCTTGCCGGCCTGGGCCTGTTTGTTGTCCTGGTGGGACCTGATGCCAGCGTCCTGCGCGCGGCGCTGATGGGCGCCATCGGTGTCGCCTCCCTGGCCGGCGGTCGCTCAGGACGTGGCCTCAGCTTCCTCTGCCTCGCCGTCACCGGGCTTCTGTTGGCTGACCCTGCCCTGGGCTCCAGTTTTGGATTCCTGCTGTCCGTGCTGGCCACACTGGGGATCATCCTCCTGGGACGGCGGATCATGGGCTGGGTTCCCGAGGCAGTGCCGCGGTGGCTTGTTGCAGCGGTCGCGGTCCCGTTGTCGGCGCAATTGCTGTGTGGCCCCGTCATCATTCTCCTGCAGCCACAGTTCGCGACCTATTCCTTGCTGGCTAACGTAGCCGTCTCGCCCCTGGTTGCCCCCGTCACCCTCCTGGGCACCGTTGCGGTGCCCCTGGTGATCGTGCTGCCCTGGGCGGCAGCGGCGCTGATAGCTGTGGCCGGGATGTTCAGTGCAGGGGTGGCAGCAGTTTCCCGCTTTGCCGCACAACTGCCAGGGGCCGCACTTCCGTGGCCGGAGGGGATACCGGGCTTGCTCTCCATGGTGATGTTGTCCGCCGTGACGCTTGCCACCGTATGGGCGGCGGCCCGGCCCCTGCAGGTCGTCCGCAGGGTAAGGGAGGCACACACCGCAGCTGTCCGGTTGATCGAGCTGGTGGAACTGCGGTTGCAGCGGCTCCGGCGCGCCTGCGGCTTGGACCGGGGACGCAGACATGGCAGGCTGGGATACTGCAATAACACCTCCGGAAGGGACCTTCGATGGCCGCTGCGCAAAAGCGAGCAACCCGCACCACGGCATCGAATACCGCCTCCTGGCGGGATGTAG
- the holA gene encoding DNA polymerase III subunit delta: MAAAQKRATRTTASNTASWRDVAPDRIVLVSGPEEYLGIRAMDRIRSQVREASPDVELSRMNAACYEPGALTMQVSPSLFGESKLIEVEAVEGMNDAFLADALAYLQHPEQDAVVVLRHAGGVRGKKLLDAVRKGGWPVVDCQPLKKDADKVQFVTAEFRAAGRRINQDAVQALVNAVGADLSELAAACAQLIADAGSTVTTETVDKYYGGRVEATAFKVADAAMAGNAPVALSTLRHALATGADPVPLVAALASKLRTVARVAGASGSSAQIAAELGMQPWLVEQAQRDVRRWTPEGLVRSIQATAEADAQVKGLSRDPVYAVEHAVTVIAMSVQGR, from the coding sequence ATGGCCGCTGCGCAAAAGCGAGCAACCCGCACCACGGCATCGAATACCGCCTCCTGGCGGGATGTAGCTCCGGACCGGATCGTGCTGGTGAGCGGGCCGGAAGAGTACCTGGGCATCAGGGCCATGGACAGGATCCGTTCGCAGGTCAGGGAGGCTTCGCCGGACGTTGAACTGAGCCGCATGAACGCTGCCTGCTATGAACCTGGCGCCCTCACCATGCAGGTGAGTCCGTCACTGTTCGGCGAGAGCAAGCTCATTGAGGTGGAAGCTGTGGAGGGCATGAACGACGCCTTCCTCGCGGATGCCCTCGCCTACCTCCAGCACCCGGAACAGGACGCCGTCGTCGTACTGCGCCACGCCGGGGGAGTACGCGGCAAAAAACTCCTGGATGCCGTCAGGAAGGGCGGTTGGCCCGTGGTGGATTGCCAGCCGCTGAAGAAGGATGCGGACAAGGTCCAATTCGTCACTGCAGAGTTCAGGGCAGCCGGGCGGCGGATTAACCAGGACGCCGTACAGGCCCTGGTCAATGCTGTGGGTGCAGACCTGTCGGAACTCGCCGCCGCCTGCGCACAACTGATAGCCGATGCGGGCAGCACCGTCACTACCGAAACGGTGGACAAGTACTACGGCGGCCGAGTCGAAGCCACGGCGTTCAAGGTGGCCGACGCCGCAATGGCAGGAAACGCGCCGGTGGCACTGTCCACGCTGCGTCACGCCCTCGCAACCGGCGCAGACCCGGTGCCCCTGGTGGCAGCCCTCGCATCGAAGCTGCGAACAGTGGCCCGGGTTGCAGGGGCCTCCGGATCGTCCGCGCAGATTGCAGCGGAGCTGGGCATGCAGCCTTGGCTGGTGGAGCAGGCGCAGCGGGACGTCCGGCGCTGGACCCCGGAAGGCCTGGTGCGGTCAATCCAGGCCACGGCGGAGGCTGACGCACAGGTCAAGGGCCTGTCCCGGGACCCGGTCTACGCGGTGGAACATGCTGTGACCGTCATAGCGATGTCCGTCCAGGGCCGATAG
- a CDS encoding DUF4870 domain-containing protein, whose translation MAENARDHRDGQGRSEYHGVPANALPLTASEDRQWATLAHFGGILGCVPSLLIYLIFRDRGPFTAQESKEALNFSLPPTIAAVLANILVFIPYVGNIFAVIATLIWVALTCFSVAAGIHVNRGQPHRYQYNLRWIK comes from the coding sequence GTGGCAGAAAACGCACGTGATCACAGGGACGGCCAGGGCCGCTCCGAGTACCATGGCGTACCCGCCAACGCCCTGCCGCTTACGGCCAGTGAAGACCGCCAATGGGCCACGCTGGCACACTTCGGCGGGATCCTTGGGTGCGTCCCCTCACTGCTGATCTACCTGATCTTCCGTGACCGCGGGCCATTCACTGCCCAGGAATCCAAGGAAGCACTGAACTTCAGCCTGCCGCCCACCATCGCCGCGGTGTTAGCCAACATCCTGGTGTTCATTCCCTATGTGGGGAACATCTTCGCGGTCATCGCCACACTGATCTGGGTGGCGCTCACGTGCTTCTCCGTTGCCGCAGGGATCCACGTAAACCGTGGCCAGCCGCACCGCTACCAGTACAACCTCCGCTGGATTAAGTAG
- the lepA gene encoding translation elongation factor 4, whose translation MSPMARTAPVPAATDPAIIRNFCIIAHIDHGKSTLADRMLQSTGVVQARDMKAQYLDRMDIERERGITIKSQAVRMPWEVDGVSYALNMIDTPGHVDFTYEVSRSLAACEGAILLVDAAQGIEAQTLANLYLAMENNLTIIPVLNKIDLPAAQPEKYAAELANLIGGDPEDVLRVSGKTGVGVEALLDKIVRDLPAPEGDPAAPARAMIFDSVYDTYRGVVTYVRVVDGMLHPRERIQMMSTRASHELLEIGVSSPEPTPSKGLGVGEVGYLITGVKDVRQSKVGDTVTNLAKPAAQSLPGYADAKPMVFSGLYPLDGADYPVLRDALEKLMLNDAALVYEPETSAALGFGFRVGFLGLLHLEITRERLEREYNLDLISTAPNVEYEVTLEDKKVVRVTNPSEYPTGKIAEVREPMVSATILAPNEFVGAIMELCQSRRGVMNGMDYLSEDRVEIRYRLPLAEIVFDFFDILKSKTRGYGSLDWKADGEQVADLVKVDIMLQGEQVDAFSAITHREKAYAYGVMMTGKLRELIPRQQFEVPIQAAIGSRIIARESIRAIRKDVLAKCYGGDISRKRKLLEKQKEGKKRMKMVGTVEVPQEAFIAALTTDESKDKAKKK comes from the coding sequence GTGTCTCCCATGGCCCGCACCGCACCGGTGCCCGCCGCGACAGATCCGGCAATCATTCGGAACTTTTGCATCATCGCGCATATCGACCACGGCAAGTCCACCCTGGCGGACCGGATGCTGCAGTCCACAGGGGTGGTCCAGGCGCGCGACATGAAGGCCCAGTACCTGGACCGGATGGACATCGAGCGCGAACGCGGCATCACCATCAAGTCCCAGGCGGTCCGCATGCCGTGGGAGGTGGACGGCGTCAGTTACGCGCTGAATATGATCGACACCCCCGGCCACGTGGACTTCACGTATGAGGTGTCAAGGTCCCTTGCGGCGTGCGAGGGCGCAATCCTGCTGGTGGACGCTGCCCAGGGCATTGAGGCCCAGACGCTGGCCAACCTGTACCTGGCCATGGAGAACAACCTCACCATCATCCCGGTGCTGAACAAGATTGACCTGCCGGCGGCGCAGCCCGAAAAGTACGCGGCGGAGCTGGCCAACCTGATCGGCGGCGATCCGGAGGATGTCCTGCGCGTCTCCGGCAAGACCGGGGTGGGCGTGGAAGCCCTCCTGGACAAGATTGTCCGGGACCTGCCGGCACCCGAGGGCGATCCCGCCGCTCCGGCCCGCGCCATGATCTTCGACTCTGTCTACGACACCTACCGCGGTGTGGTGACGTATGTGCGCGTGGTGGACGGCATGCTCCACCCGCGCGAACGCATCCAGATGATGTCCACCAGGGCCTCGCACGAGCTCCTGGAAATCGGCGTCAGCTCGCCGGAACCCACCCCCTCAAAGGGCCTGGGCGTCGGCGAAGTGGGCTACCTGATCACCGGCGTGAAGGACGTCCGGCAGTCCAAGGTTGGCGATACCGTCACCAACCTGGCCAAGCCGGCCGCACAATCGCTCCCCGGCTACGCCGATGCCAAGCCCATGGTGTTCTCCGGCCTTTACCCGCTGGACGGCGCCGATTACCCGGTACTCCGGGACGCCCTCGAAAAGCTCATGCTCAATGATGCTGCGCTGGTGTACGAACCGGAGACCTCGGCGGCGCTGGGCTTCGGGTTCCGGGTGGGCTTCCTGGGCCTCCTGCACCTTGAGATCACCCGCGAACGCCTGGAGCGTGAGTACAACCTCGACCTCATCTCCACGGCACCCAACGTGGAATACGAGGTGACCCTGGAGGACAAGAAGGTGGTCCGCGTGACCAACCCCAGCGAGTACCCCACAGGCAAGATCGCGGAGGTACGCGAACCCATGGTCTCCGCCACCATCCTGGCCCCCAACGAATTCGTGGGCGCCATCATGGAACTGTGCCAGTCACGCCGCGGCGTCATGAACGGCATGGACTATCTTTCCGAGGACCGCGTGGAAATCCGCTACCGCCTGCCGCTGGCCGAAATCGTCTTCGACTTCTTCGACATCCTGAAGTCGAAGACCCGCGGGTACGGCTCGCTGGACTGGAAAGCCGACGGCGAGCAGGTTGCCGACCTGGTGAAGGTCGACATCATGCTCCAGGGCGAACAGGTGGATGCCTTCAGTGCCATCACGCACCGGGAGAAGGCGTACGCCTACGGCGTGATGATGACCGGCAAGCTCCGCGAACTCATCCCGCGGCAGCAGTTCGAGGTGCCCATCCAGGCGGCCATCGGTTCCAGGATCATCGCCCGCGAAAGCATCCGGGCCATCCGCAAGGACGTGCTGGCCAAATGCTACGGCGGTGACATCTCGCGAAAGCGCAAGCTGCTGGAAAAGCAAAAAGAAGGCAAGAAGCGCATGAAGATGGTGGGCACGGTGGAAGTGCCGCAGGAAGCGTTCATCGCCGCCCTCACCACCGACGAATCAAAGGACAAGGCCAAGAAGAAGTGA
- a CDS encoding DegV family protein — translation MPDTNAAAWPWVRARLSGLRTSARPGTRRGGSAVVRTAVVTDSAAALPADYSRGLPGDGILTVTPMPVMVGAEIYGEGEDDILETIAVALAAGTPVKTSRPSPGQFEQAYRAAQLRGFEGIVSVHISGELSGTADSARLAAARVGIPVDVIDTRTVGMAQGLAVQAAVEAAAAGADRAAVAAAAAAQAERTKVFFYVPSLEQLRRGGRIGAAASLLGTVLAIKPILAVDGGRIIPLEKVRSAAKAVARLEDIVVAEAVLHPGESVCLAVHHFGNPEEAESLAARLEAALPDCPPAQISSLPAVLAAHAGLGVLAVIVGRVDGGPDGGADQSP, via the coding sequence TTGCCTGATACCAACGCCGCCGCGTGGCCATGGGTCCGTGCACGGCTTTCCGGCCTCCGAACCTCGGCCCGGCCCGGCACGAGACGCGGCGGAAGCGCTGTGGTGCGCACCGCCGTCGTCACGGACTCGGCTGCTGCCCTGCCGGCGGACTATTCACGCGGACTTCCGGGCGACGGAATCCTGACGGTGACTCCCATGCCGGTCATGGTGGGCGCTGAGATCTACGGAGAGGGCGAAGACGACATCCTGGAGACCATCGCCGTTGCCCTGGCCGCGGGGACGCCGGTCAAGACGTCCCGGCCGTCGCCCGGGCAGTTCGAGCAGGCTTACCGCGCTGCCCAGCTCCGCGGGTTCGAAGGTATCGTTTCGGTCCACATTTCGGGTGAGCTTTCGGGTACTGCGGATTCCGCGCGGCTGGCTGCCGCCAGGGTAGGAATCCCGGTGGACGTAATCGACACCCGCACGGTTGGCATGGCGCAAGGGTTGGCGGTCCAGGCCGCTGTGGAGGCGGCGGCAGCCGGTGCCGACCGGGCGGCGGTGGCCGCTGCGGCGGCAGCCCAAGCGGAACGCACCAAGGTCTTTTTCTACGTGCCCAGCCTGGAACAGTTGCGCCGTGGCGGGCGCATTGGAGCGGCGGCATCACTCCTGGGCACCGTGCTTGCCATCAAGCCCATCCTGGCAGTTGACGGCGGCAGGATCATCCCGCTCGAAAAGGTGCGTTCTGCCGCGAAGGCGGTGGCGCGCCTTGAAGACATCGTGGTGGCGGAGGCGGTGCTCCATCCGGGCGAGTCCGTCTGCCTTGCCGTCCACCACTTCGGCAACCCGGAGGAGGCGGAGAGCCTGGCGGCCAGGCTTGAGGCGGCTCTTCCTGACTGTCCTCCCGCCCAGATCAGTTCCCTTCCCGCGGTCCTGGCCGCCCACGCAGGGCTTGGCGTCCTCGCCGTCATTGTGGGCAGGGTGGACGGCGGGCCCGACGGCGGCGCCGACCAGTCCCCATAG
- a CDS encoding DUF3097 domain-containing protein, which translates to MDYQNWGPRGIAAPARRELPEVPVERGMVLEEVQSGWVGAVTRVEKSGGMHVVALEDRRGKSRSFRLGFGFLLEGEPIRLMPPAPKPATAGPAAGRTASGSVRVAGQRAQVAKASRIWVEGKHDAELVEKVWGDDLRVEGIVVEPLHGIDDLAAAVADFRPGPGRRLGVLVDHLVPDSKESRIADAVMASPGAAGNVLIVGHPYVDVWQAIRPAVLGIEKWPAVPRGQDWKTGILKAFGWPHATKEDIGLGWQKLLGAVRTYADLEASLLGRVEEVIDFLTVP; encoded by the coding sequence ATGGATTACCAGAACTGGGGCCCCAGGGGCATTGCCGCTCCCGCACGAAGGGAACTGCCGGAAGTCCCCGTGGAGCGGGGCATGGTGCTTGAGGAAGTCCAGTCCGGCTGGGTGGGTGCCGTCACCCGCGTGGAGAAATCCGGCGGAATGCACGTCGTGGCGTTGGAGGACCGGCGCGGAAAGTCGCGGTCCTTCCGGCTTGGGTTTGGTTTCCTGCTTGAAGGCGAGCCCATCCGGCTGATGCCCCCCGCTCCCAAACCTGCCACTGCCGGCCCGGCCGCCGGCAGGACCGCCTCCGGCTCCGTGCGCGTCGCAGGGCAGCGCGCACAGGTTGCCAAGGCCAGCAGGATCTGGGTGGAAGGCAAGCACGACGCCGAACTGGTGGAAAAGGTGTGGGGAGACGACCTGCGCGTGGAGGGCATCGTCGTCGAGCCCCTCCATGGCATCGACGACCTCGCCGCCGCCGTCGCGGACTTCAGGCCCGGCCCGGGCCGCCGTCTCGGCGTGCTGGTGGACCACCTGGTTCCCGACTCCAAGGAGTCACGGATCGCGGACGCTGTCATGGCCTCCCCGGGCGCCGCCGGCAACGTCCTGATCGTGGGACACCCGTACGTGGACGTCTGGCAGGCAATCCGTCCCGCGGTCCTGGGCATCGAAAAATGGCCTGCCGTGCCCCGTGGGCAGGACTGGAAGACCGGCATCCTCAAAGCCTTCGGCTGGCCGCACGCCACCAAGGAGGATATCGGCCTGGGATGGCAGAAACTGCTGGGCGCCGTGCGCACGTACGCTGACCTCGAAGCATCCCTGCTGGGCCGGGTTGAGGAAGTCATCGATTTCCTCACGGTGCCCTAA
- the rpsT gene encoding 30S ribosomal protein S20, translating to MANIKSQKKRILTNEKARLRNNAVKSELKTAIRAVNTAVESADKEAATTALVSASRKLDKAVSKGVLHKNNAANRKSAISKKVNAL from the coding sequence GTGGCGAATATCAAGTCCCAGAAGAAGCGCATCCTGACCAACGAGAAGGCCCGCCTGCGCAACAACGCAGTCAAGTCCGAGCTGAAGACGGCCATCCGCGCCGTCAACACCGCTGTTGAGTCCGCTGACAAGGAAGCTGCTACTACTGCGCTCGTTTCTGCCAGCCGTAAGCTGGACAAGGCTGTCAGCAAGGGTGTTCTGCACAAGAACAACGCAGCGAACCGCAAGTCGGCGATCTCCAAGAAGGTCAACGCACTCTAA